A window of Pseudomonas mucidolens contains these coding sequences:
- a CDS encoding alcohol dehydrogenase catalytic domain-containing protein, which translates to MQKPTQMQAVVCHGPKDYRLERIGKPQARPNELVIRIAACGICASDCKCHSGAAMFWGGDNPWVKAPVVPGHEFFGYVVEAGEGAEEHFEVKVGDKVIAEQIVPCGKCRFCKSGKYWMCEVHNIFGFQREVAEGGMAQYMRIPRTAIVHKIPESVSLEDSALIEPMSCAIHTVNRGDIQLDDVLVIAGAGTLGLCMVQVAALKTPKKLVVIDMVDERLELAKKFGADVVINPSRDNAREIINGLTDNYGCDVYIETTGVPVGVTQGLELIRKLGRFVEFSVFGAETSADWSIIGDRKELDVRGAHLGPYCYPVAIDLFERGLVTSKGIVTHDFPLDNWAEAFELANSTKSIKVLLKPLQPAQE; encoded by the coding sequence ATGCAAAAGCCTACACAAATGCAAGCCGTCGTCTGCCACGGCCCAAAAGACTATCGCCTGGAGCGCATCGGCAAACCCCAGGCCCGACCCAATGAACTGGTGATCCGCATTGCCGCTTGCGGGATTTGCGCCAGCGACTGTAAATGTCATTCGGGCGCGGCGATGTTCTGGGGCGGCGACAACCCATGGGTCAAGGCGCCGGTGGTGCCGGGGCATGAGTTCTTCGGCTATGTGGTGGAAGCGGGCGAGGGCGCCGAGGAGCACTTCGAGGTCAAGGTCGGCGACAAGGTGATCGCCGAACAGATCGTGCCCTGTGGCAAGTGCCGTTTCTGCAAGTCCGGCAAGTATTGGATGTGCGAAGTCCACAACATCTTCGGCTTCCAGCGCGAAGTGGCCGAAGGCGGGATGGCCCAGTACATGCGCATCCCCAGGACCGCCATCGTGCACAAGATTCCGGAGTCGGTGTCCCTCGAGGATTCGGCGCTGATCGAGCCGATGTCCTGCGCGATCCACACCGTCAACCGTGGCGATATCCAGCTCGATGACGTGCTGGTGATTGCCGGCGCCGGTACGTTGGGTCTGTGCATGGTTCAGGTAGCGGCGCTGAAAACCCCGAAGAAGCTGGTGGTCATCGACATGGTCGACGAGCGCTTGGAGTTGGCGAAAAAGTTTGGTGCCGACGTGGTGATCAACCCTTCCCGCGACAATGCCCGCGAGATCATCAACGGCCTCACCGATAACTACGGCTGCGACGTCTACATCGAGACCACCGGCGTGCCCGTCGGCGTGACGCAAGGCCTGGAGCTGATCCGCAAGCTGGGGCGCTTTGTCGAGTTCAGTGTGTTTGGCGCCGAGACCAGCGCCGACTGGTCGATCATCGGCGACCGCAAGGAACTCGACGTACGCGGTGCTCACCTGGGGCCGTATTGCTACCCGGTGGCCATCGACCTGTTCGAGCGCGGCCTGGTCACGTCCAAAGGCATTGTCACCCATGACTTCCCGCTGGATAACTGGGCCGAAGCGTTCGAACTGGCCAATTCGACGAAGTCGATCAAGGTGCTGTTGAAGCCGCTGCAACCCGCCCAGGAGTAG
- a CDS encoding FGGY-family carbohydrate kinase: protein MKYVMGVDIGTQSTKALLVDGAGRIIAQHSQSYRVDTPKVRWAEQWPQVWLEAVESCVVHCMTKAGVTRDTVKALCISSLYGGSGIAVDAAIKPLHPCLIWMDRRAGEQVEWVREQVDLERLFEVTGNSVDSYYGFTKMLWLKQHRPDIWANTRYLLPPNSYLNYCLTGELAVDHSSAGNIGGVYDVAARGWSSEMLEALQIPLTMMPERLLYSGEVVGGLLPEWAQRLGLATGMPILAGGVDAAMATLAAGVTQPGNHVAMIGTSMCWGYLNQQVDARHGLVSMPHVYNGHQDLYIFGGAITAGASVSWFREQFCQAEEQQARQTGEDSLWLLEQSAAKIPAGSEGLLFLPYLMGERSPVWDDRASGSFVGLNLYHSRIHLYRAVLEGVSFALRHNIEAGTRGARSLDPRLIVVGGASHSDLWMQIIADVTHYPVYTIVQEVEAALGAALLAAHAVGLVDHAQMAKGWVQLALRAEPKAENVQAYDRAFASYLQLYPALKPLMHGLQA from the coding sequence ATGAAATACGTCATGGGCGTGGACATCGGCACGCAAAGCACCAAGGCGCTGCTGGTGGATGGCGCAGGGCGGATCATCGCCCAGCACAGCCAAAGCTATCGCGTGGATACGCCGAAAGTGCGCTGGGCCGAGCAATGGCCGCAGGTCTGGCTGGAGGCGGTCGAAAGCTGCGTCGTCCATTGCATGACCAAGGCCGGTGTCACCAGGGACACGGTGAAGGCGCTGTGCATCAGCAGTCTGTATGGCGGTTCGGGGATTGCCGTCGACGCCGCGATCAAACCGCTGCACCCATGTCTGATCTGGATGGACCGGCGCGCGGGCGAGCAGGTCGAGTGGGTGCGTGAACAGGTGGATTTGGAGCGTCTGTTTGAGGTCACCGGCAACTCGGTGGACAGCTATTACGGGTTTACCAAAATGCTCTGGCTCAAGCAGCACCGGCCCGACATCTGGGCCAATACGCGCTATTTGCTACCGCCCAATAGCTACCTCAACTATTGCCTGACCGGCGAGCTTGCGGTGGATCACAGCAGCGCCGGCAATATCGGCGGGGTTTATGACGTGGCGGCGCGCGGCTGGTCGAGCGAGATGCTGGAGGCGCTGCAGATCCCGTTGACGATGATGCCCGAGCGTCTGCTGTATTCGGGCGAAGTGGTCGGCGGTCTGCTGCCGGAATGGGCGCAGCGCCTGGGCTTGGCGACGGGGATGCCAATCCTCGCCGGTGGCGTCGATGCGGCCATGGCGACCCTGGCGGCCGGGGTCACGCAGCCGGGCAATCATGTGGCGATGATCGGCACCAGCATGTGCTGGGGCTATCTCAACCAACAGGTGGATGCGCGGCATGGTCTGGTGAGCATGCCCCATGTCTACAACGGTCATCAGGACCTGTACATCTTCGGCGGCGCGATTACCGCCGGCGCCTCGGTCAGTTGGTTTCGCGAACAGTTCTGCCAGGCCGAGGAGCAACAAGCCCGGCAGACCGGCGAGGACAGCCTGTGGTTGCTGGAGCAGAGCGCCGCGAAGATCCCGGCGGGCAGTGAAGGACTGTTGTTCCTGCCGTATTTGATGGGCGAGCGGAGCCCGGTGTGGGACGACCGCGCCAGTGGCAGTTTTGTCGGCCTGAACCTGTATCACAGCCGCATCCACTTGTATCGAGCAGTGTTGGAAGGCGTGAGTTTTGCCCTGCGGCACAACATCGAGGCGGGCACGCGGGGCGCGCGCTCCCTGGATCCACGGCTGATTGTGGTGGGCGGGGCGAGCCATTCGGATCTGTGGATGCAGATCATTGCCGATGTCACCCATTACCCGGTGTACACCATCGTCCAGGAGGTGGAAGCGGCGCTCGGAGCGGCCTTGTTGGCGGCGCATGCGGTGGGGTTGGTGGATCACGCGCAGATGGCAAAGGGCTGGGTGCAGTTGGCGTTGCGGGCTGAGCCAAAGGCGGAAAATGTACAGGCGTATGACCGCGCCTTTGCCAGCTATTTGCAGCTGTATCCGGCGTTGAAACCGCTGATGCATGGCTTGCAGGCGTGA